One window of Dyadobacter sandarakinus genomic DNA carries:
- a CDS encoding glycoside hydrolase family 130 protein — MKKQILLLAFFTVMLSRMAAAQTVNKLPDWAFGGFVRPAGLNPVISPDSTSTFFCPMNQKQVDWESNDTFNPAATIKDGKVVVLYRAEDKAGKAIGKRTSRLGYAESEDGFHFKRRKEPVLYPADDSQKSNEWPGGCEDPRLAVTEDGLYVIIYTQWNQDKARLGVATSRDLVHWEKTGPAFKKAYNGKFNQIWTKSGSMVTKLVNGKQVLARINGKYWLYFGENHVNVATSTDLTNWEPVVDAKGELINLISPRKGFFDSNLTECGPPAILTDKGIVLMYNGKNDKGEDGDKRFTPNSYCAGQVLFDKNDPTKLLARMDVPFFRPMESFEKSGQYAAGTVFIEGMVYFKEKWLLYYGCADSRVGVAVFDPRKKTPGDPLP; from the coding sequence ATGAAAAAACAGATATTGCTGCTGGCCTTCTTCACTGTAATGCTCTCCCGCATGGCGGCTGCCCAAACTGTCAACAAGCTCCCGGACTGGGCATTCGGCGGATTTGTGAGGCCTGCGGGGCTCAATCCGGTGATCTCACCCGACAGTACATCTACTTTTTTTTGCCCGATGAACCAGAAGCAGGTCGACTGGGAATCTAATGATACCTTCAACCCCGCTGCGACCATCAAGGATGGAAAGGTCGTTGTACTGTACCGCGCCGAGGATAAAGCCGGCAAGGCAATCGGCAAGCGTACCTCGCGCCTAGGCTATGCTGAAAGTGAGGACGGATTTCATTTCAAAAGGCGGAAAGAGCCGGTGCTGTACCCGGCTGATGATAGCCAGAAAAGCAATGAATGGCCCGGTGGCTGCGAGGACCCGCGCCTTGCCGTGACGGAGGATGGGCTTTATGTCATCATCTACACCCAGTGGAACCAGGATAAGGCACGTCTTGGTGTGGCAACTTCCCGCGATCTGGTGCATTGGGAGAAAACAGGCCCGGCTTTTAAAAAGGCTTACAATGGAAAATTCAACCAGATCTGGACCAAATCGGGGTCAATGGTGACGAAGCTTGTCAATGGAAAACAGGTACTTGCCCGGATCAATGGCAAGTACTGGCTGTACTTTGGTGAAAACCATGTAAATGTGGCAACCTCCACGGACCTGACCAACTGGGAGCCGGTAGTGGATGCCAAAGGAGAGCTGATCAACCTCATTTCGCCCCGTAAAGGTTTTTTTGACAGTAACCTTACCGAGTGCGGCCCGCCTGCGATCCTGACCGACAAAGGGATTGTGCTGATGTACAATGGCAAGAACGACAAAGGCGAGGATGGCGATAAGCGGTTTACACCCAACAGCTACTGTGCGGGGCAGGTATTGTTTGACAAAAATGACCCTACCAAACTACTCGCCCGCATGGACGTTCCTTTTTTCAGGCCGATGGAAAGTTTTGAAAAGAGCGGACAGTATGCGGCAGGCACTGTCTTTATTGAAGGAATGGTTTATTTCAAAGAAAAATGGCTGCTCTACTATGGCTGTGCAGACTCCCGGGTAGGGGTAGCTGTATTTGATCCCCGTAAAAAGACACCGGGAGATCCTTTACCCTGA